A section of the Pleuronectes platessa chromosome 7, fPlePla1.1, whole genome shotgun sequence genome encodes:
- the ifitm5 gene encoding interferon-induced transmembrane protein 5, protein MDNHSYNFPSDCTPLTNCKSARKPAGSTVVNMGNAGKSPPRDYLLWSLCNTLYVNFCCLGFMALIYSIKARDQKTQGNLQLAQECSDKAKWYNILAAGWNMLIPLLAVVILVLLLIHLGSSQGSFDFLGEDGLKNFFKLFSW, encoded by the exons ATGGACAACCATTCATACAACTTCCCCTCTGACTGCACCCCGCTCACCAACTGCAAGTCTGCCCGTAAGCCGGCTGGATCCACCGTGGTGAACATGGGCAACGCTGGCAAGAGTCCTCCCCGGGACTATCTCCTCTGGTCACTGTGCAACACCTTGTACGTTAACTTCTGCTGCCTGGGATTCATGGCTCTCATCTACTCCATCAAG gccagGGACCAGAAGACCCAGGGTAACCTGCAGCTGGCCCAGGAGTGCTCGGACAAAGCCAAGTGGTACAACATCCTGGCGGCCGGCTGGAACATGCTGATCCCTCTCCTGGCTGTCGtcatcctcgtcctcctgctcATCCACCTGGGCTCGTCCCAGGGCTCGTTTGACTTCCTCGGAGAGGACGGCCTCAAAAACTTCTTCAAACTTTTCAGTTGGTAG
- the LOC128444553 gene encoding uncharacterized oxidoreductase YjmC → MSRCLISQLEVQGFIERCMTAVGTKPHHARSLAEVLVEGDHRGHYSHGLNRMDMYVKDIKTGICAKDGEPVIEKESVATALVDGKNLLGPVVGNFCMNMAVKKAKEVGIGWVVAHGSNHYGIAGYYAMQALKENMIGMSFTNTSPLVVPSRAKECTLGTNPISVAAPSKDGDSFVLDMATSAVALGKVELHERRGDTIPEGWGCDAQGKLTTDPKRVLDGGGLVPVGGSEATGGYKGYGLGMMVEVFCGILAGAKYSKHVRTWKVTDRVADLGQCFVAINPENFADGFNDRMADLLSIQRGLDPAEAESPVLAAGDPERMNMKKCEEMGGIPYHINVVNYMNECAQKIGVSPLLPCDKILPDQ, encoded by the exons ATGAGCAG GTGTCTGATCAGCCAGTTGGAGGTGCAGGGCTTCATTGAGAGATGTATGACGGCTGTTGGCACCAAGCCGCATCATGCCCGTAGCCTGGCTGAGGTGCTGGTGGAAGGAGACCACAGAGGCCACTATAGCCATGGACTCAACAGGATGG ACATGTATGTGAAGGACATCAAGACAGGGATCTGTGCCAAGGACGGTGAGCCTGTGATCGAGAAGGAGAGCGTGGCCACTGCGCTGGTAGATGGGAAGAACCTCCTGGGTCCTGTGGTGGGAAACTTCTGTATGAATATGGCCGTAAAGAAAGCCAAGGAAGTCGGCATTGGCTGGGTGGTGGCACATG GTTCCAATCATTATGGTATTGCCGGATACTATGCAATGCAAGCTCTGAAGGAAAACATGATT GGCATGTCCTTTACCAATACATCCCCCCTGGTGGTTCCTTCACGCGCTAAAGAG TGCACTCTGGGCACCAACCCCATCAGTGTGGCAGCTCCTTCCAAAGACGGAGACAGCTTTGTTCTGGATATGGCCACATCCGCGGTTGCACTGGGAAAG GTGGAGCTGCATGAGCGTCGTGGAGACACCATTCCCGAGGGCTGGGGCTGTGACGCTCAGGGAAAGCTGACAACAGATCCCAAGAGAGTCCTAGACGGAGGAGGACTGGTGCCCGTCGGCGGCAGTGAAGCCACAG gAGGATATAAAGGCTACGGCTTGGGAATGATGGTGGAGGTGTTCTGTGGTATCTTGGCCGGCGCCAAGTACAGCAAACATGTCCGCACTTGGAAAGTAACGGATCGTGTTGCAGACCTG GGTCAGTGTTTTGTGGCGATCAACCCAGAGAACTTTGCTGATGGTTTTAACGACAGGATGGCTGACCTGCTGTCCATCCAGAGAGGCCTGGACCCC GCTGAGGCAGAGAGTCCTGTCCTGGCTGCTGGAGACCCGGAGAGGATGAATATGAAGAAGTGTGAGGAGATGGGTGGGATTCCCTACCACATCAATGTTGTCAACTACATG AATGAATGTGCGCAGAAAATCGGCGTCAGCCCGCTGCTGCCATGTGACAAGATCCTCCCCGATCAATAA
- the LOC128444554 gene encoding lymphocyte antigen 75 has translation MEGIFIGVLCLSGCLTFSTCLLHQYHFVSDAMNWTEAQSYCRETYTDLATIENIEEMEKLNDTVSTAGHSSEIWIGLYGHIDWKWSDGFNQSGAEYSRWDTYNRNPNYYEANEFCVAMINRTWHAYDCSKQIPFVCSTDDLDLVLVNPAKNWSEARRHCREHFTDLATVRNDTDYNKILRKTSYLKECPESAWIGLYGDRQIYWSDGSNYSVSFWYHGYNPLGSMEVVCGVADLEKGGKWKLFSCQERKPFVCYSMDKRGWCFLE, from the exons ATGGAAGGGATCTTCATTGgtgtcttgtgtctctcag GGTGCCTCACCTTCTCCACATGCCTCCTCCATCAGTACCACTTTGTGTCTGATGCAATGAATTGGACTGAAGCTCAGAGCTACTGCAGAGAGACGTACACAGACCTGGCCACTATTGAAAACATTGAAGAAATGGAGAAACTTAACGACACAGTTTCCACCGCtggtcacagctctgagatttGGATTGGCCTGTACGGTCATATTGACTGGAAGTGGTCAGATGGGTTCAACCAGAGTGGAGCTGAATATAGCAGATGGGATACATATAATCGTAACCCAAACTATTATGAAGCCAATGAGTTCTGTGTGGCCATGATCAATAGAACATGGCATGCTTATGACTGCAGTAAACAGATTCCATTTGTCTGCTCCACAG ATGATTTGGACCTTGTGCTAGTGAATCCAGCAAAGAATTGGTCTGAGGCTcggaggcactgcagagaacactTCACAGATCTGGCCACTGTGAGGAACGACACTGACTACAACAAGATACTGCGCAAGACATCGTACTTGAAGGAATGTCCAGAATCGGCGTGGATCGGTTTGTACGGAGATCGTCAGATTTACTGGTCCGACGGGAGTAACTACTCAGTCAGCTTCTGGTATCACGGTTACAACCCACTTGGCTCAATGGAGGTCGTATGTGGTGTTGCAGATTTGGAGAAGGGAGGAAAATGGAAGTTATTTTCCTGTCAAGAAAGAAAACCATTTGTCTGCTACAGCATGGACAAGCGTGGATGGTGCTTCcttgagtga